Proteins encoded in a region of the Streptomyces akebiae genome:
- a CDS encoding sugar ABC transporter substrate-binding protein, producing MKLARTRSTAAAACALAALTLLTACNRDSSSGSAGSGGDKPAIGIDLPRSDSDFWNSYAEYLKKDIKSEDINVLPLSNSQNDITKLVANVQVFQNTGAKAVVMAPQDTGAIASTLDTLASKKIPVVSVDTRPDKGDVYMVVRADNRAYGTKACEFLGEQLGGKGKVAELQGALDSINGRDRSEAFAECMKTKFPKIEVFELPTDWKGDVASAKLQSLLAQHPDLNGIYMQAGGVFLQPTLALLEQKGLLKPAGQKGHISIISNDGIPQEFEAIRKGQIDATVSQPADLYAKYALYYAEAAAEGKTFEPGTTDHDSTIIEIPGGLEDQLPAPLVTKDNVDDKALWGNNVG from the coding sequence ATGAAGCTCGCTCGCACCCGCTCCACCGCCGCAGCGGCCTGCGCCCTCGCGGCCCTCACCCTCCTCACCGCGTGCAACCGCGACAGCTCGTCCGGGTCCGCCGGCTCGGGCGGCGACAAGCCCGCCATCGGAATCGACCTGCCGCGCTCCGACTCGGACTTCTGGAACTCCTACGCCGAGTACCTGAAGAAGGACATCAAGTCCGAGGACATCAACGTGCTGCCGCTCAGCAACTCGCAGAACGACATCACCAAGCTGGTCGCCAACGTGCAGGTGTTCCAGAACACGGGCGCCAAGGCCGTCGTCATGGCCCCGCAGGACACCGGGGCCATCGCCTCCACCCTCGACACCCTCGCGTCGAAGAAGATCCCGGTGGTCAGCGTCGACACCCGCCCCGACAAGGGCGACGTCTACATGGTCGTCCGCGCCGACAACCGGGCCTACGGCACCAAGGCGTGCGAGTTCCTCGGCGAGCAGCTGGGCGGCAAGGGCAAGGTCGCCGAGTTGCAGGGCGCGCTGGACTCCATCAACGGGCGGGACCGCTCCGAGGCGTTCGCGGAGTGCATGAAGACGAAGTTCCCGAAGATCGAGGTCTTCGAGCTGCCCACCGACTGGAAGGGCGACGTGGCCTCCGCCAAGCTGCAGAGCCTGCTCGCCCAGCACCCCGACCTGAACGGCATCTACATGCAGGCCGGCGGCGTCTTCCTCCAGCCGACCCTGGCCCTGCTGGAGCAGAAGGGCCTGCTGAAGCCGGCCGGTCAGAAGGGCCACATCTCGATCATCTCCAACGACGGCATCCCGCAGGAGTTCGAGGCGATCCGCAAGGGCCAGATCGACGCCACGGTCTCCCAGCCCGCCGACCTCTACGCCAAGTACGCGCTGTACTACGCCGAGGCGGCGGCCGAGGGCAAGACGTTCGAGCCCGGCACGACCGATCACGACTCCACGATCATCGAGATCCCGGGCGGCCTGGAGGACCAGCTCCCGGCACCGCTGGTGACCAAGGACAACGTGGACGACAAGGCCCTGTGGGGAAACAACGTCGGCTAG
- a CDS encoding aldo/keto reductase, translating to MRTRTLGRTEVRVTELAYGAAGIGNLFRPVPDEVAAAAIDAAWDAGIRTFDTAPHYGLGLSERRLGAALRDRPRESYTISTKVGRLLVENETTGGDDLGDGFAVPATHRRVFDFTADGVLRSLEASLARLGLDRVDVVLLHDPDDHVEQALREAYPALERLRDEGVVGAIGVGMNQCAAPTRFLRETDIDVVLLAGRYTLLEQEGLAELLPEATARGRSVLIGGAFNSGLLIDPKPGATYDYAPVPVPVLDRALRLRAVTERHGVPLRGAALAFPFAHPAVAAVLTGARSAEEVRDTVDLLSRPIPAALWDELRAEGLLSPDIPVPQPKETS from the coding sequence ATGAGGACCAGGACCCTCGGCCGCACCGAGGTCCGCGTCACCGAGCTGGCCTACGGTGCCGCTGGCATCGGCAACCTCTTCCGCCCGGTGCCCGACGAGGTGGCGGCCGCCGCGATCGACGCCGCCTGGGACGCCGGGATCCGCACCTTCGACACCGCCCCCCACTACGGGCTCGGCCTGTCCGAACGACGCCTCGGCGCCGCGCTCCGGGACCGGCCCCGGGAGTCGTACACGATCTCCACCAAGGTCGGCCGACTGCTGGTGGAGAACGAGACCACCGGGGGCGACGACCTGGGAGACGGCTTCGCGGTCCCGGCGACCCACCGCCGCGTCTTCGACTTCACCGCCGACGGCGTCCTGCGCTCCCTGGAGGCCAGCCTGGCGCGGCTCGGTCTGGACCGGGTGGACGTGGTCCTCCTCCACGACCCCGACGACCACGTCGAGCAGGCCCTGAGGGAGGCCTACCCGGCGCTGGAGCGGCTGCGTGACGAGGGCGTCGTGGGCGCCATCGGGGTCGGCATGAACCAGTGCGCCGCACCCACCCGCTTCCTGCGTGAGACCGACATCGACGTGGTGCTGCTGGCCGGCCGCTACACCCTCCTCGAACAGGAGGGCCTGGCGGAACTGCTGCCCGAGGCCACCGCCCGGGGACGCAGCGTACTGATCGGCGGCGCCTTCAACTCCGGCCTGCTGATCGACCCGAAGCCGGGCGCCACCTACGACTACGCCCCCGTGCCGGTGCCCGTGCTCGACCGCGCCCTGCGGCTGAGGGCCGTCACCGAACGCCACGGTGTACCGCTGCGCGGCGCGGCCCTGGCGTTCCCCTTCGCCCACCCGGCGGTCGCGGCCGTACTGACGGGCGCCCGCTCCGCCGAGGAGGTGCGTGACACGGTCGACCTGCTCAGCCGTCCGATCCCTGCCGCACTCTGGGACGAGCTGCGCGCCGAGGGGCTGCTGAGCCCGGACATCCCCGTCCCGCAGCCGAAGGAGACGTCGTGA
- a CDS encoding energy-coupling factor ABC transporter ATP-binding protein, protein MSEPVLVALRGASFAYEDGPAVLSDLDFEVREGRALALLGRNGSGKTTLMRLLSGGLRPRTGELTVEGRPVTYDRKGLTRLRTTVQLVVQDPDDQLFAASVAQDVSFGPLNLGLPDAQVRDRVDEALGALGIAALADRPTHLLSYGQRKRTAIAGAVAMRPRVLILDEPTAGLDPDGQERLLATLDELRRSGTTVVMATHDVDLALRWADDAALLTPSGARTGPVAEMLARTDLLQQAGLRLPWGVAVARLLRERGLLAEEEAGPRTPDELAALAGSDTGPGSFLPQPQIRRP, encoded by the coding sequence ATGAGCGAGCCCGTGCTCGTCGCCCTGCGGGGCGCGTCGTTCGCGTACGAGGACGGACCGGCCGTGCTCAGCGACCTCGACTTCGAGGTGCGCGAGGGGCGCGCGCTCGCCCTGCTGGGCCGCAACGGCAGCGGCAAGACCACGCTGATGCGGCTGCTCAGCGGCGGACTTCGGCCCCGTACGGGCGAGTTGACGGTCGAGGGGCGGCCGGTGACGTACGACCGCAAGGGCCTCACCCGGCTGCGGACGACGGTCCAGCTGGTCGTCCAGGACCCGGACGACCAGCTCTTCGCGGCGTCCGTCGCGCAGGACGTGTCGTTCGGGCCGCTGAACCTCGGGCTGCCCGACGCGCAGGTGAGGGACCGGGTGGACGAGGCGCTCGGCGCGCTCGGTATCGCCGCCCTCGCCGACCGGCCGACCCATCTGCTCTCCTACGGCCAGCGCAAGCGGACCGCCATCGCCGGGGCGGTCGCGATGCGGCCCCGGGTCCTGATCCTGGACGAGCCGACCGCCGGGCTCGACCCCGACGGGCAGGAGAGGCTCCTGGCCACCCTGGACGAGCTGCGCCGGTCCGGCACCACCGTCGTGATGGCCACCCATGACGTCGACCTCGCGCTGCGCTGGGCCGACGACGCGGCGCTGCTCACCCCGTCCGGCGCGCGCACGGGCCCGGTGGCCGAGATGCTCGCCCGCACGGATCTCCTCCAGCAGGCGGGGCTTCGGCTCCCCTGGGGTGTCGCGGTCGCCCGACTCCTGCGCGAGCGGGGGCTGTTGGCGGAGGAGGAAGCCGGCCCACGCACACCGGACGAGTTGGCGGCCCTGGCGGGGTCGGACACCGGGCCGGGGTCGTTCCTGCCGCAGCCTCAGATCCGCAGGCCGTAG
- the cbiQ gene encoding cobalt ECF transporter T component CbiQ gives MLPIDAAAHSSRWRRRHPVDKAVLGLGLTVLAISLPPWPGAALVLLTALVVLLGPAGVPGRRLWRAYRVPLGFCVTGALPLLVQVGGPDGFVTPAVGGPVHAGELLLRTSAASLGVLLFAFTTPMSDLLPRLVRAGVPAPVVDVALVTYRMSFLLLDSVRRIREAQAARLGHTTRAATWRSLAGLGATAFVRAFDRAARLQTGLAGRGYDGTLRVLVPEARVSVRFTTASVALLAALVALTFVLERPLT, from the coding sequence GTGCTGCCGATCGACGCGGCGGCGCACAGCAGTCGCTGGCGCCGCCGCCATCCCGTGGACAAGGCCGTGCTCGGTCTCGGCCTCACCGTGCTGGCGATCTCCCTGCCGCCCTGGCCCGGCGCGGCTCTGGTCCTGCTGACCGCGCTCGTGGTGCTGCTGGGCCCCGCGGGCGTGCCCGGCCGTCGGCTGTGGCGGGCCTACCGGGTGCCGTTGGGCTTCTGCGTGACCGGCGCGCTGCCGCTGCTCGTTCAGGTGGGCGGGCCGGACGGGTTCGTCACCCCGGCCGTCGGCGGGCCGGTGCATGCCGGGGAGCTGTTGCTGCGCACCTCGGCCGCCTCCCTCGGCGTCCTCCTGTTCGCCTTCACCACTCCCATGTCGGACCTGCTGCCCCGGCTCGTGCGGGCCGGGGTGCCGGCGCCGGTCGTGGACGTGGCCCTCGTGACCTACCGGATGAGCTTCCTGCTCCTGGACTCCGTGCGCCGGATCCGGGAGGCGCAGGCGGCCCGGCTGGGGCACACCACCCGGGCCGCCACCTGGCGTTCCCTCGCCGGGCTCGGCGCCACCGCGTTCGTACGGGCCTTCGACCGGGCGGCGCGGCTGCAGACCGGGCTCGCCGGACGCGGGTACGACGGCACCCTGCGCGTCCTGGTGCCCGAGGCCCGGGTCTCCGTGCGCTTCACCACGGCCAGTGTCGCGCTCCTCGCGGCCCTGGTCGCCCTCACCTTCGTTCTGGAAAGGCCGCTGACATGA
- a CDS encoding SDR family NAD(P)-dependent oxidoreductase, protein MTDTGELTGLRALVTGGASGIGLATARLLAGRGASVAVLDLDPSGASAPLLGLKADVCDDASVREGVAEAARRLGGLDILVNNAGIGAQGTVEDNPDHQWQRVLDVNVLGMVRTSRAALPHLRNSSHAAIVNTCSIAATAGLPQRALYSASKGAVLSLTLAMAADHVREGIRVNCVNPGTADTPWVGRLLDAADDPEAERAALNARQPMGRLVSADEVAAAIVYLASPAAASVTGTALAVDGGMQGLRLRPAGS, encoded by the coding sequence ATGACCGACACAGGTGAGCTGACGGGACTCCGCGCGCTCGTCACCGGTGGCGCGTCCGGGATCGGGCTGGCCACGGCCCGGCTGCTGGCCGGGCGGGGCGCCTCCGTCGCCGTCCTCGACCTGGACCCCTCCGGCGCTTCGGCCCCGCTGCTCGGCCTCAAGGCCGACGTCTGCGACGACGCCTCCGTACGGGAGGGCGTCGCGGAGGCCGCCCGGCGGCTCGGCGGCCTGGACATCCTCGTCAACAACGCCGGCATCGGCGCGCAGGGCACCGTCGAGGACAACCCCGACCACCAGTGGCAGCGGGTCCTCGACGTCAACGTCCTCGGCATGGTCCGCACCAGCCGCGCCGCCCTGCCGCATCTGCGGAACTCGTCTCACGCGGCGATCGTCAACACCTGCTCCATCGCCGCCACCGCCGGCCTGCCGCAGCGGGCCCTGTACTCCGCCAGCAAGGGCGCGGTCCTCTCCCTGACCCTGGCCATGGCCGCCGACCACGTCCGTGAGGGCATCCGGGTCAACTGCGTCAACCCCGGCACCGCCGACACCCCCTGGGTCGGCCGGCTCCTCGACGCCGCCGACGACCCCGAGGCCGAGCGCGCCGCCCTCAACGCCCGCCAGCCCATGGGCCGGCTGGTGAGCGCCGACGAGGTCGCCGCCGCCATCGTCTACCTGGCGAGCCCCGCCGCGGCCTCCGTCACCGGCACCGCCCTCGCCGTGGACGGCGGTATGCAGGGTCTGCGGCTCCGCCCGGCGGGCTCATGA
- a CDS encoding fumarylacetoacetate hydrolase family protein, with amino-acid sequence MKLLRVGAPGEERPAVRGDDGRLLDLSSVALDIDGAFLASGGVDRARAAVEAGTLPELDPEGLRVGAPVARPGKVICVGLNYRDHAAETGAAIPPRPVVFMKDPGTVVGPYDEVLIPRGSVRTDWEVELGVVIGRPARYLEGPGEAAGVIAGYVVSHDVSEREFQLEYSSQWDLGKSCETFNPMGPWLVTADEVGDPQDLGLRLSVNGVKRQQGHTRDMIFPVHEIVAYLSRYMVLQPGDVINTGTPAGVALGLPGTPYLRPGDTVELEIDGLGSQRQTFGQA; translated from the coding sequence GTGAAACTGCTACGCGTCGGCGCCCCGGGAGAGGAGCGGCCCGCCGTCCGCGGTGACGACGGCCGGCTGCTGGACCTGTCCTCCGTGGCCCTGGACATCGACGGCGCCTTCCTCGCCTCCGGCGGAGTCGACCGGGCCCGCGCGGCAGTCGAGGCGGGCACACTGCCCGAGCTGGACCCCGAGGGCCTGCGCGTCGGCGCCCCCGTCGCCCGCCCCGGCAAGGTCATCTGCGTCGGGCTGAACTACCGCGACCACGCCGCCGAGACCGGCGCCGCGATCCCGCCCCGCCCCGTGGTCTTCATGAAGGACCCGGGCACGGTCGTCGGCCCGTACGACGAGGTGCTGATCCCGCGCGGCTCGGTCAGGACCGACTGGGAGGTCGAGCTGGGGGTCGTCATCGGACGGCCGGCCCGCTATCTGGAGGGCCCCGGGGAGGCCGCCGGGGTGATCGCCGGGTACGTGGTCAGCCATGACGTCTCCGAGCGCGAGTTCCAGCTGGAGTACTCCTCGCAGTGGGACCTCGGCAAGTCCTGCGAGACCTTCAACCCCATGGGGCCCTGGCTGGTCACCGCCGACGAGGTCGGTGATCCGCAGGACCTTGGGCTGCGCCTGAGCGTCAACGGCGTCAAGCGCCAGCAAGGGCACACCCGCGACATGATCTTCCCGGTCCACGAGATCGTGGCGTACCTCAGCCGGTACATGGTCCTTCAGCCCGGCGACGTGATCAACACCGGTACGCCCGCGGGCGTCGCCCTCGGCCTGCCCGGCACCCCCTATCTCCGCCCCGGTGACACCGTCGAGCTGGAGATCGACGGGCTCGGGAGCCAGCGCCAGACCTTCGGCCAAGCGTGA
- a CDS encoding amidohydrolase family protein, protein MTGPELAPLRRDFTLRELESAASVADVTATVLVQTITVPEETPEFLALAARSDVVAGVVGWTDLTSPAVADALAELRDGPGGEHLVGIRHQVQGEPDPRWLTRPDVLRGLAAVADAGLVYDLLVTPHQLPAAVEAAARLPGLTFVLDHLGKPPIASGELEPWAGEIRRLAALPNTVCKLSGLVTEADWHSWRVADLVPYAHTVLDAFGPGRLMYGSDWPVCRLASDYVEVLHVADALMSGLGEAEHRQVFAGTAVRVYGLRI, encoded by the coding sequence ATCACCGGGCCCGAACTGGCCCCGCTGCGTCGCGACTTCACCCTCCGCGAGCTGGAGTCCGCCGCGAGCGTCGCCGATGTCACCGCCACGGTCCTGGTGCAGACGATCACCGTGCCCGAGGAGACCCCCGAGTTCCTGGCCCTCGCCGCCCGCAGCGACGTGGTGGCCGGGGTCGTCGGCTGGACCGACCTCACCTCTCCCGCCGTCGCCGACGCCCTGGCCGAACTGCGCGACGGCCCCGGCGGGGAGCACCTGGTGGGCATCCGTCACCAGGTACAGGGCGAACCCGACCCCCGCTGGCTGACCCGCCCCGACGTGCTGCGGGGCCTCGCCGCGGTCGCCGACGCGGGACTCGTCTACGACCTCCTGGTCACACCCCACCAGCTCCCGGCCGCCGTGGAGGCGGCGGCCCGCCTCCCCGGACTCACCTTCGTGCTCGACCACCTGGGGAAGCCGCCCATCGCCTCCGGCGAACTGGAGCCCTGGGCGGGGGAGATCCGACGGCTGGCGGCCCTGCCGAACACCGTGTGCAAGCTCTCCGGCCTGGTCACGGAGGCCGACTGGCACTCCTGGCGGGTCGCGGACCTCGTCCCGTACGCCCACACCGTGCTGGACGCCTTCGGCCCCGGGCGGCTGATGTACGGCTCCGACTGGCCGGTCTGCCGACTGGCCTCCGACTATGTCGAAGTCCTGCACGTCGCCGACGCGTTGATGTCCGGACTCGGTGAGGCCGAACACCGGCAGGTCTTCGCGGGCACCGCCGTCCGCGTCTACGGCCTGCGGATCTGA
- a CDS encoding energy-coupling factor ABC transporter substrate-binding protein: MKRNTKINALLLLAVAALAVLPLALGLGDHKEEPFTGADGEAETAITEIEPDYEPWFSPLYEPPSGEIESALFSLQAALGAGVLAYYFGIHRGRRQGEARARALLDAAGEADTAPAKPVDVAVAASTARAAATAAASAPAAAAASKGASGASGASGASGASGDEGSSGGSGESSAGRG, translated from the coding sequence ATGAAGCGGAACACGAAGATCAACGCACTGCTGCTGCTCGCCGTGGCCGCACTCGCCGTCCTGCCGCTGGCCCTCGGCCTCGGCGACCACAAGGAGGAGCCCTTCACGGGCGCCGACGGCGAGGCGGAGACGGCGATCACGGAGATAGAGCCGGACTACGAGCCGTGGTTCTCCCCTCTCTACGAACCGCCGTCCGGTGAGATCGAGTCGGCACTCTTCTCCCTCCAGGCCGCCCTCGGCGCGGGGGTCCTCGCCTACTACTTCGGCATCCACCGGGGTCGACGCCAGGGCGAGGCCCGGGCCCGGGCACTGCTCGACGCGGCCGGGGAGGCCGACACGGCTCCGGCCAAGCCGGTGGACGTGGCGGTCGCGGCGTCCACGGCGAGGGCGGCGGCCACGGCGGCGGCGAGTGCCCCGGCCGCCGCGGCGGCCTCGAAGGGCGCATCCGGCGCATCCGGCGCATCCGGCGCATCCGGCGCATCCGGCGACGAAGGCTCGTCCGGTGGCTCCGGGGAGTCCTCCGCCGGGCGGGGCTGA
- a CDS encoding L-rhamnose mutarotase: MRVALHTKVRADRVEEYEAAHREVPGELTTAIRAAGVSQWTIWRSGTDLFHLLEVEDYPAMIAALEKLPVNIAWQARMAELLDVVHDYSAEGSDAGLPVVWEL; encoded by the coding sequence GTGAGGGTCGCCCTGCACACCAAGGTCCGCGCCGACCGCGTCGAGGAGTACGAGGCGGCCCACCGCGAGGTCCCCGGGGAACTGACCACCGCCATCCGCGCCGCCGGGGTGAGCCAGTGGACGATCTGGCGCAGCGGCACCGACCTCTTCCACCTGCTGGAGGTCGAGGACTACCCGGCGATGATCGCCGCACTGGAGAAACTGCCGGTCAACATCGCCTGGCAGGCCCGCATGGCCGAACTCCTCGACGTCGTCCACGACTACTCGGCCGAGGGTTCCGACGCCGGACTGCCCGTGGTGTGGGAACTGTGA
- a CDS encoding L-fuconate dehydratase: MTATPARITAVDTYDVRFPTSRELDGSDAMNPDPDYSAAYVVLRTDAGDGLEGHGFTFTIGRGNDVQVAAIGALRPHLLGRSVDELCADPGSVNRDLIGDSQLRWLGPEKGVMHMAIGAVVNAVWDLAAKRAGRPLWRLLAHADPEWLVSQVDFRYIADALTPEDALRLLREGRTGIAEREATLLRRGYPGYTTSPGWLGYSDEKLTRLAKQAVADGFTQIKLKVGADLADDVRRMRTARAAVGDGIRIAIDANQRWNIDEAIEWTRALADFDPYWIEEPTSPDDILGHAAVRRGVAPVKVATGEHVQNRIVFKQLLQAGALDVLQIDAARVGGVNENLAILLLAAKFGVPVCPHAGGVGLCELVQHLSMFDYLALSGTTDDRVIEYVDHLHGHFTDPVVMRDGHYVAPLTPGFSATMHPGSLAEYRYPDGAFWAADLAGREEVA; encoded by the coding sequence GTGACTGCAACCCCCGCCCGGATCACCGCGGTCGACACCTACGACGTCCGGTTCCCCACCTCGCGGGAGCTGGACGGGTCGGACGCCATGAACCCGGACCCCGACTACTCCGCCGCCTACGTCGTGCTGCGCACCGACGCCGGAGACGGCCTCGAAGGCCACGGCTTCACCTTCACCATCGGCCGCGGCAACGACGTCCAGGTCGCCGCGATCGGCGCCCTGCGGCCCCACCTCCTCGGCCGCTCGGTCGACGAGCTGTGCGCCGACCCCGGCTCGGTCAATCGCGACCTGATCGGCGACAGCCAGCTGCGCTGGCTCGGCCCCGAGAAGGGCGTGATGCACATGGCCATCGGCGCCGTCGTCAACGCCGTATGGGACCTGGCCGCCAAGCGCGCAGGCCGGCCCCTGTGGCGGCTGCTCGCGCACGCCGACCCCGAGTGGCTGGTCTCCCAGGTCGACTTCCGCTACATCGCCGACGCCCTCACCCCCGAGGACGCCCTCCGGCTGCTGCGCGAGGGCCGCACCGGGATCGCGGAGCGCGAGGCCACGCTGCTTCGGCGCGGCTACCCCGGCTACACCACCTCACCGGGCTGGCTCGGCTACTCCGACGAGAAGCTCACCCGGCTGGCCAAGCAGGCCGTCGCCGACGGCTTCACCCAGATCAAACTGAAGGTCGGCGCCGACCTCGCCGACGACGTCCGCCGGATGCGTACCGCCCGCGCCGCCGTCGGCGACGGCATCCGCATCGCCATCGACGCCAACCAGCGCTGGAACATCGACGAGGCGATCGAGTGGACCCGGGCCCTCGCCGACTTCGACCCGTACTGGATCGAGGAACCCACCAGCCCCGACGACATCCTCGGCCACGCCGCCGTCCGCCGGGGCGTCGCCCCGGTGAAGGTCGCCACCGGTGAACACGTCCAGAACCGCATCGTCTTCAAGCAACTCCTCCAGGCCGGCGCCCTCGACGTCCTCCAGATCGACGCCGCCCGCGTGGGCGGCGTCAACGAGAACCTGGCGATCCTGCTGCTCGCCGCGAAGTTCGGGGTCCCGGTCTGCCCGCACGCCGGCGGCGTGGGCCTGTGCGAACTGGTCCAGCACCTGTCGATGTTCGACTACCTGGCCCTCTCCGGCACCACCGACGACCGGGTCATCGAGTACGTCGACCACCTCCACGGGCACTTCACCGACCCCGTGGTGATGCGCGACGGTCACTACGTCGCCCCCCTGACCCCCGGCTTCTCCGCGACCATGCACCCCGGGTCGCTCGCCGAATACCGTTACCCGGACGGCGCGTTCTGGGCCGCCGACCTCGCTGGACGGGAGGAAGTCGCATGA